The Funiculus sociatus GB2-C1 genome includes a window with the following:
- a CDS encoding VOC family protein, whose protein sequence is MQIIQCLHAAILVSDLERAEHFYGKVLRLSKIDRTLKFPGAWYQVGEFQIHLIVSEIPSDMVDSQKLGRNRHLAFSVANLDAAKEQIINNKCPVQMSASGRAALFTQDPDGNIIELSQV, encoded by the coding sequence ATGCAAATTATCCAATGCCTCCACGCAGCTATTCTCGTTTCTGACTTAGAACGAGCAGAACATTTTTATGGCAAGGTACTGAGATTATCTAAAATAGATAGAACGCTTAAATTTCCGGGAGCATGGTATCAAGTCGGCGAGTTTCAAATTCACCTGATTGTCTCTGAGATACCCTCGGATATGGTAGATTCCCAAAAGTTAGGTCGCAACCGACACTTAGCTTTTTCTGTGGCAAATTTAGATGCTGCTAAAGAGCAGATTATAAATAACAAATGTCCCGTACAAATGAGTGCTTCTGGTAGAGCAGCTTTGTTCACCCAAGATCCAGACGGTAATATAATTGAATTGAGCCAGGTATAA
- a CDS encoding winged helix-turn-helix transcriptional regulator has translation MEAKNQSHERKTCPAETALKAISGRWKLFIWGELLTGVKRFGELQRSLDGITQKMLTQQLREMEQDGIIHREVYLQIPPKVEYSLTPLGESLKPIIDAMHEFGTQL, from the coding sequence ATGGAAGCCAAAAACCAGAGTCACGAGAGAAAGACTTGTCCGGCGGAAACTGCTTTAAAAGCCATTAGCGGACGCTGGAAGCTTTTTATTTGGGGAGAACTACTGACAGGAGTTAAACGGTTTGGTGAATTGCAACGATCTTTAGACGGGATTACCCAAAAGATGCTCACGCAGCAGCTTAGAGAAATGGAGCAAGACGGAATTATCCATCGGGAGGTTTATCTGCAAATCCCCCCCAAAGTGGAATATTCCCTAACACCTTTAGGGGAAAGTCTGAAACCAATTATCGATGCTATGCACGAATTCGGAACCCAGTTGTGA
- a CDS encoding phenylacetate--CoA ligase family protein, translating into MQEEKSQRAITAFQGFLNTPLQGLLEEHCTSSPEAAARQLFHDVAASIPAYKAFLKEQGVNPSSIQSYQDFQKLPLITKENYLLRHSLADLCRNGQLESCDIIAVSSGSTGKPTFWPRFLSDEFQIATRFEQIFYDNFYADTRRTLAVICFTLGTWVGGMYTTNCCRYLASKGYPLTVITPGNNKEEIFRVVQELGSAFEQVVLLGYPPFIKDVIDSGIARGIEWHKYQIKMVFAGEVFSEEWRSLVGERVGSRNPCYDSASLYGTADAGVLGNETPLSICIRRFLANNPDASRALFGESRLPTLVQYDPLSRFFEVIDSTLLFSGHNGIPLVRYNILDTGGLISYDAMLQFLAEWGFNPIEILQLQSGRGIHPLPFVYVFGRNFTVSYFGANIYPENVTVGLEQPIIREWVTGKFVLQVKEDTDKNRFLSIVVELASGVDESEQKQDAIASSILKQLLRLNSEFANYVPAEYQMPQVTLTLTGDPEYFPIGVKHRYTGK; encoded by the coding sequence ATGCAGGAAGAAAAAAGTCAACGGGCAATTACAGCTTTTCAAGGATTCCTAAATACACCCCTTCAGGGGCTACTTGAAGAGCATTGCACTTCTTCTCCAGAAGCTGCTGCTAGGCAATTATTTCACGATGTCGCTGCTAGTATACCCGCTTACAAAGCTTTTCTGAAAGAACAGGGTGTCAATCCTTCATCTATTCAAAGTTACCAGGATTTTCAAAAGCTTCCTCTGATTACTAAAGAGAATTACCTGCTGCGTCACTCACTCGCGGACTTGTGCCGGAATGGGCAATTAGAAAGCTGCGATATAATTGCTGTTTCATCAGGTTCTACTGGCAAGCCTACATTTTGGCCTCGCTTTTTGAGCGATGAATTTCAGATTGCTACACGTTTTGAGCAAATTTTTTACGATAACTTTTATGCTGACACACGCCGCACCTTAGCTGTAATTTGCTTTACTTTGGGAACTTGGGTGGGGGGAATGTACACAACAAATTGCTGTCGCTATCTTGCCAGTAAAGGCTACCCCCTTACTGTTATTACTCCCGGAAATAACAAAGAAGAAATATTCCGAGTTGTGCAGGAACTTGGTTCAGCATTTGAGCAAGTTGTATTGTTGGGATATCCGCCGTTTATTAAGGATGTTATTGATAGCGGTATTGCGCGGGGTATAGAGTGGCATAAATATCAAATAAAAATGGTTTTTGCTGGAGAAGTTTTTAGTGAAGAATGGCGTAGTCTTGTAGGTGAACGAGTTGGTTCCCGGAATCCCTGCTATGACTCAGCTTCGCTGTATGGAACAGCCGATGCAGGCGTTTTAGGAAACGAAACACCTCTTAGTATTTGCATTCGCAGGTTTTTAGCAAATAATCCAGATGCGTCTCGTGCTTTGTTCGGTGAATCGCGCTTACCTACCTTGGTACAGTATGACCCTTTGAGCCGCTTTTTCGAGGTTATTGATAGCACGTTGCTGTTTTCCGGCCATAACGGTATCCCCTTGGTACGCTATAACATTTTGGATACGGGGGGTTTAATCTCTTATGATGCGATGCTCCAGTTCTTGGCAGAATGGGGATTCAATCCTATAGAAATATTGCAGCTACAAAGTGGGAGAGGAATTCATCCTCTACCTTTTGTCTATGTTTTCGGGCGTAATTTTACAGTTTCTTACTTCGGCGCGAATATTTACCCGGAAAATGTGACGGTGGGATTGGAACAGCCAATTATTCGAGAGTGGGTGACAGGTAAATTCGTATTGCAAGTTAAGGAAGATACAGATAAGAATCGGTTTTTGTCAATTGTTGTGGAGTTAGCATCTGGGGTCGATGAAAGTGAACAGAAGCAGGATGCGATCGCATCCTCCATTCTCAAACAGTTACTACGGCTTAACAGCGAATTTGCTAACTACGTCCCCGCAGAATACCAAATGCCGCAAGTTACACTAACTCTAACTGGCGATCCTGAGTATTTTCCCATCGGAGTTAAGCACCGCTACACCGGCAAGTAA
- a CDS encoding PAS domain-containing sensor histidine kinase, whose protein sequence is MQINTSSKKLINEAALKQLEEALLISEQRFHATFEQTVVGIAHIALDGGWLRVNKKFCNILGYSHEELLTLSLPDITHPDDIDINLSYISQLLTGKIQTFSIEKRYIHKSGFSVWINLSQSLVLKPSGEPDYFIATIEDISRRKAAQEALEKANEQLELRVEERTVELNNTISSLSNAYAQLKRRISTSSEKQHQQIILDAMPVMIWFKDRENRILKINKAAAAWMGMKVEDIEGKSTYDIYPAQAAKYHQNDLEVINSKKSKIGIVEKIKTYSGENIWLNLDRVPWHDDEGNIGGVVVFARDITPQKQAEEALLLLRKAVESSSDAIAMTDNNGTSIYHNHAFINLFGYTVDELNNAGGQAIVYTDSLVVQEVFSTVMKGDSWRGEVEIKTKSDRIVPISLRADAIKDKTGKIIGLVSICNDITKRKHAESQLKQQATQLEQTVRELQQTQSQLIQTEKLSSLGQLVAGVAHEINNPVSFIHGNLPHVWDYAEDLLGLVTLYQQEYPNPTPEILDEIEAIDLDFIRSDLPKMLSSIKVGTQRICEIVRSLRNFSRLDEAMMKGVDLHEGIDSTLMILHSRLRASPDHPGIQVIKEYGKLPLVECYAGPLNQVFMNLIGNAIDALEELVASRQVSIVNGKIAHNPQIRIRTEVIEKDKVSIRIYDNGSGMPESVRKRLFDPFFTTKAVGKGTGLGLSISHSIIVQKHGGKLSCISAPGEGTEFIIEIPTYQPNQEPPHVLDETEI, encoded by the coding sequence ATGCAAATCAATACATCTAGCAAAAAATTGATTAACGAAGCTGCCCTCAAGCAACTAGAGGAAGCGCTACTGATTAGCGAGCAAAGATTCCATGCTACCTTTGAGCAAACTGTTGTTGGCATTGCCCATATAGCATTAGATGGAGGGTGGCTGCGAGTTAACAAAAAGTTTTGTAATATTTTAGGCTATAGCCATGAGGAATTGCTAACTTTATCGCTTCCAGATATTACCCACCCCGACGATATTGATATTAATCTTTCATATATAAGTCAGCTATTGACAGGCAAAATTCAGACGTTCTCGATTGAGAAGCGCTACATCCACAAAAGCGGGTTTTCTGTCTGGATTAATTTATCTCAGTCTCTTGTGCTTAAACCTTCTGGGGAACCAGACTATTTTATAGCAACTATCGAAGACATATCGCGGCGCAAAGCTGCCCAGGAAGCGCTAGAGAAAGCAAATGAACAATTAGAACTCAGAGTAGAAGAACGTACAGTCGAACTAAATAATACTATAAGTTCATTAAGCAACGCTTACGCCCAACTTAAAAGACGAATTAGCACTTCCTCTGAAAAGCAACATCAACAAATCATTCTTGATGCCATGCCAGTGATGATTTGGTTCAAAGATAGAGAAAACCGAATTTTAAAAATAAATAAAGCTGCTGCCGCATGGATGGGGATGAAAGTGGAAGATATCGAAGGTAAATCTACCTATGATATTTATCCTGCTCAAGCAGCAAAATATCATCAAAACGACCTAGAAGTAATCAATTCTAAAAAGTCTAAAATTGGAATAGTTGAAAAAATAAAAACCTACTCAGGAGAAAATATCTGGCTTAATCTGGATAGAGTTCCTTGGCACGATGACGAGGGAAATATTGGGGGAGTCGTAGTTTTTGCCAGAGACATTACACCGCAAAAACAGGCAGAAGAGGCACTTTTATTACTGAGAAAAGCCGTAGAATCTTCTAGCGATGCAATTGCCATGACCGATAATAATGGCACTTCCATCTATCACAACCATGCTTTTATAAATTTGTTTGGATACACTGTAGATGAACTAAACAATGCTGGGGGACAGGCGATAGTTTACACCGATTCGTTGGTAGTACAAGAGGTGTTTTCTACGGTAATGAAAGGTGACTCTTGGCGGGGGGAAGTAGAGATTAAAACAAAGAGCGATCGCATTGTACCAATTTCGCTTCGTGCTGATGCCATTAAAGACAAAACTGGCAAGATTATCGGGCTAGTTAGCATTTGTAATGATATCACCAAACGCAAGCACGCAGAGTCCCAATTAAAACAACAAGCGACTCAGTTGGAACAAACCGTGCGGGAACTTCAGCAGACACAATCCCAGCTGATTCAAACCGAAAAATTGTCTAGTTTAGGGCAGCTAGTTGCTGGTGTCGCCCATGAAATTAATAACCCCGTTAGCTTTATTCACGGCAATCTACCCCATGTTTGGGATTACGCCGAAGATTTACTGGGTTTAGTAACGCTTTATCAGCAAGAATACCCCAATCCCACACCAGAAATTTTGGATGAAATAGAAGCTATCGACCTCGATTTTATTAGGTCAGATTTGCCCAAAATGCTATCTTCAATAAAAGTGGGAACGCAACGCATTTGTGAAATTGTGCGTAGCTTACGAAACTTTTCTCGCCTCGACGAAGCGATGATGAAAGGTGTTGATCTTCACGAAGGCATCGACAGCACCCTGATGATTTTGCATAGCCGTCTAAGAGCAAGTCCAGATCATCCTGGTATTCAGGTAATCAAAGAATATGGAAAGTTACCCCTTGTTGAGTGCTACGCTGGGCCACTTAATCAGGTGTTTATGAATCTCATCGGCAATGCAATTGATGCTTTGGAAGAGTTAGTAGCTAGTCGTCAGGTGTCAATTGTAAATGGAAAAATTGCTCATAATCCCCAGATTCGTATTCGCACTGAAGTTATAGAAAAAGACAAAGTTTCAATCCGAATTTATGATAACGGTTCAGGAATGCCAGAATCGGTAAGGAAGCGGCTATTTGACCCCTTCTTTACGACAAAAGCAGTAGGCAAAGGTACTGGTTTAGGCTTATCAATTTCGCACTCAATTATCGTACAAAAACACGGCGGAAAATTGAGCTGTATTTCTGCACCAGGAGAGGGAACAGAGTTTATCATCGAAATTCCAACTTACCAACCAAATCAGGAACCGCCCCATGTGTTAGATGAAACTGAAATTTAA
- a CDS encoding MASE1 domain-containing protein produces the protein MKFFALPKSAARLTAVVFVAVIYYSAAKLGLLLVSLPGNVTPVWPPAGIALAATLRLGYGVWPGIWLGEFLAVSTSIDGLPAVVFAVASGCAVGDALTPVLGAFLIRRFIGYSNLLNRVSSVFNFVLIGGMLIWLIAATFGTTSMCLGGIAPWSAYKAIWWTWWLGNVGGVLVFTPVLLIWSQPISNFRWPILDWALLKTGKTRKQFKNRKFKIENCLRLYF, from the coding sequence ATGAAGTTTTTTGCATTGCCCAAATCGGCGGCACGGTTGACAGCCGTGGTATTTGTTGCTGTCATCTACTATAGTGCTGCTAAACTTGGGCTTTTACTGGTTTCCCTCCCTGGAAACGTAACACCAGTTTGGCCTCCGGCAGGTATCGCCTTGGCAGCTACCCTACGGCTGGGTTATGGCGTTTGGCCTGGTATCTGGCTGGGGGAGTTCCTTGCCGTCAGCACTTCGATCGACGGATTGCCAGCCGTGGTGTTTGCAGTTGCTAGTGGCTGTGCCGTGGGAGATGCCTTGACACCCGTGTTGGGTGCTTTTTTAATACGCCGATTTATCGGGTACAGCAATCTGCTAAATCGGGTGAGTAGCGTTTTTAACTTTGTATTAATTGGAGGGATGCTGATCTGGTTAATAGCTGCCACCTTCGGCACCACCAGTATGTGTCTGGGTGGCATCGCACCTTGGAGTGCTTATAAAGCGATTTGGTGGACTTGGTGGCTTGGGAATGTAGGTGGCGTTCTCGTCTTCACACCAGTGCTGCTAATTTGGAGCCAACCAATTTCAAATTTTAGATGGCCGATTTTGGATTGGGCGTTGCTCAAAACAGGTAAAACCCGCAAGCAATTTAAAAATCGAAAATTTAAAATCGAAAATTGCTTGAGGCTGTACTTTTGA
- a CDS encoding serine/threonine-protein kinase, which produces MMPLYCTKGHENPTDCRFCQHCGEPLPEFVSNNIVTGMILGDRYRIVRELGHGGFGRTYLAEDLNRFNEPCVLKEFAPKVQGAYALQKAEELFEREAGVLYKLRHSQIPNFREMFRVNQQSKGYLFLVQDYVEGQTYRSLLDARKSQGLRFSEGEVRQILLHILPVLDYIHSLGVIHRDISPENMILRSSDQLPVLIDFGGVKEVAATVESQFTLGSGNSPPLIATRLGKRGYAPDEQMDKGLVFPNSDLYALAASLLVLLTLKQPHEIIDSETLKWNWRREVNLSPMLGDVLDKMLSRRISDRYQSAREVFQALSVNIPSTELPPTQPPAPPPIEPTQAVSPASYRPHQPPIANLHAQPSHQQKGEPLTAKPQPTIPKRQSPFVGILGKILLVALVIIGATGLGWWAGNLWIQSMTGSEDKGSDSNSSDNSTAPTDQENPSPQYSAAERDRKQQLRDRRISLGVDYNFYVNWVNDTFWTRNPEQRGKILGDGSEFEQLRLSWDQTAAQLLDKLEQANLSGASRQRLGSYQQEDRDRFKEQVNQLRLSSRALYDLADVVFFQLFPEQRGKDFLAQPIGQVWHAIVAEKVKALQAGDALETIRFDPGAVGKRVRGTLKPREGKAYIANFTKDQLLALTFTNNPKLRLSLYPPTTAVPPLLEDSTQTTWSGKLPQSGYYEFVVISENSEPVDYQLDLGVETPAATPSTSTAPQ; this is translated from the coding sequence ATGATGCCCCTGTATTGCACCAAAGGACACGAGAATCCCACTGATTGCCGCTTTTGTCAGCATTGTGGCGAACCGCTGCCGGAGTTCGTCAGCAATAATATTGTGACGGGGATGATTTTAGGCGATCGCTATCGCATTGTGCGCGAACTGGGGCATGGTGGCTTTGGACGCACTTATCTGGCGGAAGACTTGAACCGATTCAATGAACCTTGTGTTTTAAAGGAATTTGCTCCCAAGGTTCAAGGCGCTTATGCTTTGCAGAAAGCTGAAGAACTATTTGAGCGAGAGGCGGGCGTACTCTACAAGCTGCGACATTCGCAAATCCCCAACTTTCGAGAAATGTTTCGGGTGAACCAGCAAAGCAAAGGATATCTGTTTTTAGTACAGGACTATGTGGAGGGTCAAACCTACCGTTCGTTGCTCGATGCTCGAAAATCTCAAGGGTTGCGGTTTAGTGAAGGGGAAGTACGCCAAATTCTACTGCACATTCTGCCAGTGTTGGACTATATCCACTCGCTGGGAGTGATTCACCGCGATATTTCTCCAGAAAACATGATTTTGCGGAGTTCCGATCAGCTTCCGGTGCTGATTGACTTTGGCGGCGTGAAGGAAGTTGCAGCAACGGTGGAATCGCAGTTTACTTTGGGAAGTGGCAATTCTCCGCCTTTGATCGCTACTCGCTTAGGAAAGCGGGGATACGCTCCTGACGAGCAGATGGACAAGGGATTGGTTTTTCCCAACAGCGATTTGTACGCTTTGGCAGCAAGTTTGTTAGTTTTGCTTACGCTCAAGCAACCCCACGAGATAATTGACAGCGAGACGCTGAAGTGGAACTGGCGGCGGGAAGTTAATCTTAGCCCGATGCTGGGAGATGTTCTGGATAAAATGCTGTCTCGGAGGATAAGCGATCGCTACCAATCTGCCAGAGAAGTTTTCCAAGCTCTCTCTGTCAATATACCTTCTACTGAGTTGCCTCCTACTCAACCGCCAGCGCCACCACCGATAGAACCCACACAGGCTGTTTCTCCTGCCTCATACCGCCCCCATCAACCGCCAATCGCCAACCTTCACGCCCAACCCTCCCATCAACAGAAAGGGGAGCCGCTTACTGCGAAACCCCAACCTACAATCCCCAAACGCCAATCCCCATTTGTCGGCATATTGGGTAAAATTTTGCTGGTGGCGCTGGTGATTATTGGTGCTACTGGACTCGGCTGGTGGGCTGGAAATTTGTGGATACAGTCGATGACTGGTTCCGAGGACAAAGGATCTGACTCCAACTCCTCAGATAATTCCACTGCGCCAACCGATCAGGAAAATCCTTCGCCGCAGTATTCGGCGGCGGAACGCGATCGCAAGCAACAGCTGCGCGATCGCCGCATTAGTTTGGGTGTTGACTACAATTTCTACGTAAACTGGGTAAATGATACTTTCTGGACGCGAAACCCAGAACAACGGGGAAAAATTCTCGGCGATGGTTCAGAATTTGAGCAATTGCGCCTGAGTTGGGATCAAACAGCCGCCCAGTTGCTCGATAAGTTGGAGCAGGCAAACTTGAGCGGTGCGTCGCGCCAGCGCTTGGGAAGCTACCAGCAGGAAGATCGCGATCGCTTCAAGGAGCAAGTCAACCAGCTGCGTCTTTCCAGTCGCGCCCTCTACGACCTCGCTGATGTCGTATTTTTCCAGCTATTCCCAGAGCAGCGCGGTAAAGATTTTCTCGCACAACCGATTGGTCAAGTATGGCACGCGATCGTTGCTGAGAAAGTCAAGGCATTGCAGGCTGGAGACGCTTTAGAAACCATTCGCTTCGATCCTGGCGCGGTTGGGAAACGAGTCAGAGGCACCCTCAAACCCAGAGAAGGCAAAGCCTACATCGCCAACTTTACCAAAGATCAATTGCTGGCACTTACTTTCACAAATAATCCAAAACTCCGCCTTTCCCTTTATCCTCCAACCACCGCCGTTCCCCCACTGCTGGAAGACTCGACACAAACAACTTGGTCGGGAAAACTTCCTCAATCAGGCTACTACGAATTTGTAGTAATTTCTGAAAACTCTGAACCCGTTGATTATCAACTCGACCTCGGCGTGGAAACCCCTGCTGCAACGCCATCTACATCTACTGCTCCTCAGTAA
- a CDS encoding tyrosine-protein phosphatase — MSLIPQEPAQRHLPLQGSYNIRDIGGYATLDGCHTRWRQVLRADSLHRLTPESQQALIDYGVRTIVDLRRVFEVNNAPNVFSESKVVTYLNLPLFGNEVVSALMQAKTLLEQYCLLLDSCQKQMKVIFETITTSSFPMVVHCSAGKDRTGLIIAFLLTIANVPAETIAQDYALSESYLAPLFEKDLEVARRNGYAHIFECEHETMVDTLNYLQEKYGGAIAYLHKIGITDEQINRLRTIIVD, encoded by the coding sequence ATGTCTTTAATTCCACAGGAACCTGCACAACGTCACTTGCCACTGCAAGGTAGTTACAACATCCGCGACATCGGCGGCTATGCGACTTTAGATGGTTGCCACACGCGCTGGCGACAAGTTTTACGGGCAGATAGTCTGCATCGCCTCACCCCAGAAAGCCAGCAAGCACTTATAGATTACGGTGTGCGAACAATTGTTGATTTGCGTCGTGTGTTTGAAGTTAACAATGCTCCCAATGTCTTCTCAGAATCAAAAGTAGTAACTTATCTAAACCTGCCCCTATTTGGTAACGAAGTTGTATCTGCTCTGATGCAAGCTAAAACACTGCTAGAACAGTATTGTTTGCTGCTGGATTCCTGTCAGAAACAGATGAAAGTCATTTTTGAGACAATAACAACCAGTTCGTTTCCTATGGTAGTGCATTGCTCAGCTGGCAAAGATCGAACTGGTCTGATTATTGCGTTCTTGCTAACTATAGCAAACGTGCCAGCAGAGACAATCGCCCAAGATTACGCCTTAAGTGAATCTTACCTGGCTCCGTTGTTTGAAAAAGACCTGGAAGTAGCAAGACGCAATGGCTACGCCCACATATTTGAATGTGAGCATGAAACAATGGTGGACACTTTAAATTACTTGCAAGAAAAGTATGGTGGCGCGATCGCATACTTACATAAAATTGGGATTACGGATGAGCAGATTAATCGTTTACGTACAATTATTGTTGATTAA
- a CDS encoding efflux RND transporter periplasmic adaptor subunit: MSAELSTKNQKTQQEGKSKSQRMLLLPFAFLLLPYLSSCGILPPQQADAQAPQQQQRGGAGGITPVDVAIARTDTLQEEIKFIGTTRPVREVSVQPQVEGRLLSLKADVGDTVAQGQIVAQLDDTILLTNVNQAQAELATLQSEVARAQTQVGNARTQVEQAKAQLQQAQRDAARLAGLARQGAIAQQQAELAQTEAQTAQQALLSAQAQVSTEQQAVVAAQGRVKAQQSVLAQSRERQSYSVLTSPISGVVVSKGIEPGDLANPGSEILKIGDFSRVTVVVPVSELELSKIRVGQSVRVQLDAFANREFLGEVVRISPAANVAARQIPVEVTIANPKGEIGSGLLARVSFSSTASERVVVPQTALQEKPGGRGGATSPTEGQGSREARSGGAATTPEQARNSKSQTENPKSSQATVFVLDRNGKQPTVQARSVTVGDRANGKVEILSGLKPGERFVSRSGKPLKDGEPVRLSVLSETQ, encoded by the coding sequence ATGTCTGCTGAATTATCTACTAAAAATCAAAAGACACAGCAAGAGGGAAAAAGCAAAAGTCAAAGAATGCTTCTTTTGCCTTTCGCCTTTTTATTATTGCCTTACTTGTCAAGTTGCGGTATATTGCCGCCGCAGCAAGCGGATGCTCAAGCTCCACAACAGCAACAACGGGGAGGAGCCGGAGGGATAACCCCAGTGGATGTAGCGATCGCTCGCACCGACACTCTCCAAGAAGAGATAAAGTTTATCGGCACCACTCGCCCAGTTCGGGAAGTTTCGGTGCAACCCCAAGTGGAAGGACGGCTGCTATCTCTGAAAGCGGACGTGGGAGATACAGTGGCGCAGGGTCAAATTGTTGCCCAGTTGGATGACACGATATTGTTAACCAACGTCAATCAGGCGCAAGCCGAACTTGCAACTCTTCAATCGGAAGTGGCACGCGCCCAAACTCAGGTAGGCAATGCACGGACACAGGTAGAACAGGCAAAAGCTCAATTGCAGCAAGCACAGAGGGACGCGGCTCGACTGGCTGGATTGGCGCGGCAAGGTGCGATCGCTCAGCAACAAGCAGAATTAGCCCAAACAGAAGCTCAAACGGCTCAACAAGCTTTGCTCTCTGCTCAGGCACAGGTGAGTACAGAACAGCAAGCAGTCGTAGCGGCTCAAGGCAGAGTTAAGGCTCAACAATCTGTACTGGCTCAAAGTCGCGAACGCCAATCCTATTCAGTATTAACTTCCCCAATTAGCGGCGTTGTCGTTTCCAAAGGGATAGAACCGGGCGATTTGGCGAACCCAGGTAGTGAAATCTTGAAAATTGGAGATTTCAGTCGCGTCACGGTGGTAGTGCCAGTTTCAGAATTAGAACTGTCAAAAATTCGGGTTGGGCAATCGGTACGGGTACAGCTAGACGCTTTTGCAAACAGGGAGTTTCTTGGAGAAGTAGTTCGCATTTCTCCGGCGGCAAATGTAGCGGCTCGTCAAATACCAGTGGAAGTCACAATTGCCAACCCTAAAGGTGAGATTGGCAGCGGACTACTCGCACGGGTGAGCTTTTCGTCAACTGCCTCCGAACGGGTAGTGGTGCCGCAAACTGCCCTGCAAGAGAAACCCGGCGGTAGGGGCGGGGCAACCTCGCCCACAGAGGGTCAGGGGAGCAGAGAGGCTAGAAGCGGTGGTGCCGCAACCACTCCGGAACAGGCACGCAATTCAAAATCCCAAACCGAAAATCCTAAATCTAGCCAAGCGACAGTATTTGTTTTGGACAGAAACGGGAAACAGCCAACAGTGCAGGCTCGATCGGTGACAGTAGGCGATCGCGCAAATGGAAAAGTCGAAATTCTCTCTGGTTTAAAACCAGGAGAGAGATTTGTCAGTCGCAGTGGTAAGCCGCTAAAAGATGGTGAGCCAGTGCGCTTAAGTGTTCTTTCTGAAACTCAGTAA